A single Musa acuminata AAA Group cultivar baxijiao chromosome BXJ2-1, Cavendish_Baxijiao_AAA, whole genome shotgun sequence DNA region contains:
- the LOC135598090 gene encoding LRR receptor kinase BAK1-like, translating to MYSIQLSSATLFLFIGNGKAEVEDQARERERERERERESCAVAAMAKAEQQVVLSRILLLLLVFHPQVNGLSNTEVDALYSLKSNLIDPDNVLQTWEPDNVNPCKWFHVTCNNENSVIRIDLGHASLSGHLVPQLGQLSNLQYLELFGNNFSGVIPGVLGNLTNLVSLDLYSNNFNGAIPDSLGNLSKLRFLRLNNNSLSGSIPYSLTYITSLQVLDLSNNNLSGEVPSSGSFAQFTPNSFANNPLLCGTLAAKPCPGAPAFSPLPPYAVAPTPMSS from the exons ATGTATTCCATTCAACTGTCATCAGCTACTCTGTTCCTATTTATTGGAAACGGCAAAGCCGAAGTAGAAGaccaagcgagagagagagagagagagagagagagagagagagagagttgcgcAGTTGCAGCAATGGCGAAGGCGGAGCAGCAGGTGGTGCTCTCTCGGATTCTACTATTGCTGCTGGTGTTCCACCCCCAGGTCAACGGTCTCTCCAACACGGAAG TTGATGCATTGTATAGTCTGAAGTCCAACCTCATTGATCCTGACAATGTTCTGCAAACTTGGGAGCCCGATAATGTCAATCCATGCAAATGGTTTCATGTTACATGTAACAATGAGAACAGTGTTATAAGAAT CGATCTTGGACATGCCTCATTGTCTGGTCATCTTGTCCCACAGCTTGGTCAACTTAGTAATCTGCAATACCT GGAACTCTTTGGCAATAACTTTAGTGGTGTAATACCTGGTGTGCTTGGAAATCTAACCAACCTTGTGAGCTTGGATCTTTACTCGAACAATTTCAATGGTGCAATACCTGACTCTCTGGGGAATCTCTCAAAGCTCCGATTTCT TCGGCTAAACAACAATAGCCTCTCTGGTTCTATTCCATACTCTTTAACCTATATCACCTCCCTCCAAGTCCT AGATTTATCAAACAACAACCTATCAGGAGAAGTTCCATCAAGTGGCTCCTTTGCTCAATTCACCCCTAACAG CTTTGCTAACAATCCTCTACTATGTGGTACTCTTGCTGCAAAGCCTTGCCCGGGTGCTCCTGCATTTTCTCCACTTCCACCATATGCTGTTGCTCCTACACCAATGTCATCATAA
- the LOC135598881 gene encoding proline-rich receptor-like protein kinase PERK8 isoform X1, whose amino-acid sequence MMVHWKKEMESFHYASPPPPPPPDVIPPPQTQPSRYCSPSPTWTPSPSSIADPPSSPPLPPPLPTAPPPASEPPSAPLDAFSPPPKALSPPPPESHPPPPPPLSSPPPPVLPLSPSPAVMPPILPIYYQSPPPPPSHVPPLTSLAPPPKVLPPSPFPSISNYTPPLSSPVPHGNLPSLPSATPVKPNTTKSSNPTKNAGSIKRSSHFPRGTISTAESVATFAVVAGLVMLTFVGAAVWLVKKRKKPVEPPRHGGNLAMASTVSSHMSELSRSRSSLNPLVRHGSGVSYGFPYSALEPGLGHAKLWFTLEELSLITNDFSTQNLLGRGGSCCVYKGLLLDGREVAVKQLKVDGAQGEREFKAEVEIISRVHHRHLVSLVGYCISENQRLLVYDYVPNRTLYHHLHGKGRPVMEWTIRVKVAAGAARGIAYLHEDCHPRIIHRDIKSSNILLDYNFEAQVSDFGLAKSAMDTNTHVTTRVMGTFGYLAPEYVRSGKLTAKSDVYSFGVVLLELVTGRKPVDTSQPLGDESLVEWARPLLIQALENEDLGDLPDPRLDGNYNKDEMFRMIEVAAACTRHSSDMRPRMGQVARALDGLSDLDINNGIQPGHSETFNSSPQSEEIRIFQRMGFASKDYSGDCSRTS is encoded by the exons ATGATGGTGCATTGGAAGAAAGAGATGGAGTCTTTCCACTatgcgtcgccgccgccgccgccgccaccggatGTCATTCCACCACCACAAACTCAGCCCAGTAGGTATTGCAGCCCATCGCCGACTTGGACCCCGTCGCCTTCTTCCATTGCCGATCCCCCTTCATCCCCTCCCCTGCCGCCACCTCTTCCAACTGCACCACCGCCAGCTTCCGAGCCACCAAGTGCTCCACTTGATGCCTTTTCTCCACCACCAAAAGCCTTGTCGCCGCCACCACCGGAatcccatcctcctcctcctcctccgttgtCATCACCTCCACCGCCAGTGCTGCCATTGTCACCTTCACCAGCTGTTATGCCTCCAATATTACCAATCTACTATCaatcgccaccaccaccaccatcgcaTGTACCACCTTTGACTTCATTGGCACCTCCACCTAAAGTGCTCCCACCTTCTCCTTTTCCATCTATTAGCAATTATACTCCACCTTTATCTTCTCCTGTGCCCCATGGAAACCTGCCATCACTACCTTCAGCTACTCCAGTTAAGCCCAACACCACAAAGTCATCCAATCCCACAAAAAATGCAGGTTCCATAAAACGTAGCAGCCACTTCCCGAGAGGCACCATAAGTACTGCTGAATCTGTTGCAACATTTGCTGTTGTAGCAGGTCTTGTGATGCTTACTTTTGTTGGAGCAGCTGTGTGGCTTGTGAAGAAGCGAAAGAAGCCAGTTGAACCTCCTCGACATGGTGGAAATCTTGCTATGGCTTCAACAGTATCTTCACATATGTCAG AGTTATCCCGTTCAAGATCTTCATTAAATCCTCTTGTAAGACATGGGTCTGGAGTGAGTTATGGCTTCCCTTACTCAGCACTGGAACCAGGGTTAGGTCACGCAAAATTGTGGTTTACATTGGAGGAGCTATCACTCATTACAAACGACTTTTCAACTCAGAATCTGTTAGGTAGAGGTGGATCTTGTTGTGTATATAAAGGACTCTTACTGGACGGAAGGGAAGTGGCCGTGAAGCAGCTCAAAGTTGATGGTGCACAAGGAGAGCGTGAATTCAAAGCAGAAGTTGAAATTATTAGTCGTGTACACCATCGCCACCTGGTTTCACTTGTAGGATACTGTATATCAGAGAACCAGAGATTGCTTGTCTATGACTATGTGCCCAATAGAACTCTTTATCATCATCTTCATG GGAAAGGAAGGCCAGTAATGGAATGGACAATAAGGGTTAAGGTTGCTGCTGGTGCAGCTCGTGGAATAGCATACCTTCATGAAGATT GTCACCCTCGGATAATCCACAGAGATATAAAGTCCTCAAATATTCTTTTAGATTACAACTTTGAAGCTCAG GTTTCTGATTTTGGTCTTGCAAAGTCAGCTATGGATACTAACACACACGTGACCACACGTGTAATGGGAACATTTGG ATACCTAGCTCCAGAGTATGTGAGAAGTGGAAAGTTAACTGCTAAATCTGATGTGTATTCTTTTGGTGTGGTTCTTTTAGAACTTGTTACAGGACGGAAGCCTGTTGATACATCTCAACCTTTGGGAGATGAGAGTCTTGTTGAATGG GCTCGACCATTGCTTATTCAAGCACTTGAAAACGAAGATCTTGGAGATCTGCCAGATCCTAGGCTCGATGGAAACTATAACAAAGATGAGATGTTTCGTATGATCGAAGTTGCAGCTGCATGCACTCGTCATTCATCAGATATGAGGCCTCGAATGGGTCAG GTGGCCAGAGCTCTCGATGGTTTATCCGATTTAGATATAAACAATGGCATCCAGCCAGGCCATAGTGAAACCTTTAATTCATCTCCACAGTCTGAAGAAATCAGAATATTTCAGAGGATGGGATTCGCCAGCAAGGATTACAGTGGTGATTGCAGTCGAACTAGCTAA
- the LOC135598881 gene encoding proline-rich receptor-like protein kinase PERK8 isoform X2 yields the protein MRRRRRRRHRMSFHHHKLSPVGLVMLTFVGAAVWLVKKRKKPVEPPRHGGNLAMASTVSSHMSELSRSRSSLNPLVRHGSGVSYGFPYSALEPGLGHAKLWFTLEELSLITNDFSTQNLLGRGGSCCVYKGLLLDGREVAVKQLKVDGAQGEREFKAEVEIISRVHHRHLVSLVGYCISENQRLLVYDYVPNRTLYHHLHGKGRPVMEWTIRVKVAAGAARGIAYLHEDCHPRIIHRDIKSSNILLDYNFEAQVSDFGLAKSAMDTNTHVTTRVMGTFGYLAPEYVRSGKLTAKSDVYSFGVVLLELVTGRKPVDTSQPLGDESLVEWARPLLIQALENEDLGDLPDPRLDGNYNKDEMFRMIEVAAACTRHSSDMRPRMGQVARALDGLSDLDINNGIQPGHSETFNSSPQSEEIRIFQRMGFASKDYSGDCSRTS from the exons atgcgtcgccgccgccgccgccgccaccggatGTCATTCCACCACCACAAACTCAGCCCAGTAG GTCTTGTGATGCTTACTTTTGTTGGAGCAGCTGTGTGGCTTGTGAAGAAGCGAAAGAAGCCAGTTGAACCTCCTCGACATGGTGGAAATCTTGCTATGGCTTCAACAGTATCTTCACATATGTCAG AGTTATCCCGTTCAAGATCTTCATTAAATCCTCTTGTAAGACATGGGTCTGGAGTGAGTTATGGCTTCCCTTACTCAGCACTGGAACCAGGGTTAGGTCACGCAAAATTGTGGTTTACATTGGAGGAGCTATCACTCATTACAAACGACTTTTCAACTCAGAATCTGTTAGGTAGAGGTGGATCTTGTTGTGTATATAAAGGACTCTTACTGGACGGAAGGGAAGTGGCCGTGAAGCAGCTCAAAGTTGATGGTGCACAAGGAGAGCGTGAATTCAAAGCAGAAGTTGAAATTATTAGTCGTGTACACCATCGCCACCTGGTTTCACTTGTAGGATACTGTATATCAGAGAACCAGAGATTGCTTGTCTATGACTATGTGCCCAATAGAACTCTTTATCATCATCTTCATG GGAAAGGAAGGCCAGTAATGGAATGGACAATAAGGGTTAAGGTTGCTGCTGGTGCAGCTCGTGGAATAGCATACCTTCATGAAGATT GTCACCCTCGGATAATCCACAGAGATATAAAGTCCTCAAATATTCTTTTAGATTACAACTTTGAAGCTCAG GTTTCTGATTTTGGTCTTGCAAAGTCAGCTATGGATACTAACACACACGTGACCACACGTGTAATGGGAACATTTGG ATACCTAGCTCCAGAGTATGTGAGAAGTGGAAAGTTAACTGCTAAATCTGATGTGTATTCTTTTGGTGTGGTTCTTTTAGAACTTGTTACAGGACGGAAGCCTGTTGATACATCTCAACCTTTGGGAGATGAGAGTCTTGTTGAATGG GCTCGACCATTGCTTATTCAAGCACTTGAAAACGAAGATCTTGGAGATCTGCCAGATCCTAGGCTCGATGGAAACTATAACAAAGATGAGATGTTTCGTATGATCGAAGTTGCAGCTGCATGCACTCGTCATTCATCAGATATGAGGCCTCGAATGGGTCAG GTGGCCAGAGCTCTCGATGGTTTATCCGATTTAGATATAAACAATGGCATCCAGCCAGGCCATAGTGAAACCTTTAATTCATCTCCACAGTCTGAAGAAATCAGAATATTTCAGAGGATGGGATTCGCCAGCAAGGATTACAGTGGTGATTGCAGTCGAACTAGCTAA
- the LOC103997335 gene encoding uncharacterized protein LOC103997335, producing MGEEERDPQRLKRIAAAAYDYDNDPRWAEYYSNILIPPHMAARSDVVDHFKRKFYQRFIDPDLVVETMSSTSSSQSSRASDRPSSQPTQSSRASDRPSQSTARNVRPQNSGSGSGSTGTAASVGGNANPLRLDQRSIHFAVNAWVLVVAVLGMLPVASRNLSNKAYRLSLLGTACSSVYSVYSLYGKPRAWNLPAIQTWVQTVVGGKDFIHLIYCITLVTLQLRFKFALIPVFCWALDHVARFLRCNFARSSLYRKYMEEPCLWVEAKGTTLNILSSNAEIGMGFLLIISLFSWQRNIIQTFIYWQLLKVMYHVPVTAGYHQSAWARIGRTVNPYIYRYAPFLNSPISAVQRWWFR from the exons ATGGGAGAGGAGGAGAGGGATCCACAGCGGCTGAAGAGGATCGCGGCGGCGGCGTACGACTACGACAACGATCCCCGATGGGCGGAGTACTACTCCAACATCCTGATCCCGCCTCACATGGCCGCCCGATCCGACGTCGTTGACCACTTCAAGCGCAAGTTCTACCAGCGCTTCATC GATCCTGATCTTGTTGTGGAGACTATGTCTTCAACTAGTTCTTCTCAGTCATCCCGAGCATCAGACAGACCTTCATCACAACCAACACAGTCTTCAAGAGCATCAGACAGACCATCACAGTCAACTGCTCGAAATGTGAGGCCACAGAATTCAG GGTCTGGTAGTGGTAGTACGGGAACAGCTGCGTCAGTGGGTGGGAATGCTAATCCTTTGAGGCTGGATCAACGATCTATACATTTTGCTGTCAATGCTTGG GTACTAGTGGTTGCGGTGCTTGGGATGCTTCCAGTTGCTTCAAGAAATCTTTCAAACAAGGCATATCGTTTGTCCTTGCTGGGTACTGCATGTTCCTCAGTTTATTCAGTGTACAGTCTCTATGGG AAACCAAGGGCATGGAACCTCCCTGCTATTCAAACATGGGTTCAGACAGTGGTTGGAGGGAAGGATTTTATCCATTTGATATATTGTATCACACTTGTTACACTGCAGCTACGTTTTAAGT TTGCTCTCATTCCTGTGTTTTGTTGGGCTCTTGACCATGTGGCCAGATTCCTAAGGTGTAATTTTGCACGCTCATCTTTATACAG GAAATACATGGAGGAACCTTGTTTGTGGGTAGAGGCAAAAGGAACGACATTGAATATTCTCAGTTCGAATGCCGAGATTGGAATGGGCTTTCTTCTAATCATATCTCTATTCTC GTGGCAGCGCAACATAATACAGACATTCATATACTGGCAG CTGCTGAAGGTGATGTACCATGTTCCAGTAACTGCTGGTTATCACCAGAGCGCATGGGCCAGGATCGGTCGTACTGTGAATCCGTATATCTACCGCTATGCTCCTTTCCTAAACAGCCCGATCTCCGCAGTCCAGAGATGGTGGTTTAGGTAA
- the LOC135598882 gene encoding probable calcium-binding protein CML14: MGRGLHGEHRKQLRDIFDRFDMDRDGSLTHLELAALLRSLGLKPTGDQIHALLANMDANGNGSVEFDELAVALAPVMTEQAFVNQEQLLEVFRSFDRDGNGYISAAELARSMARMGQPLTFLELTEMMRQADTDGDGVISFEEFATVMAKSAAEFLGLTLVAS; encoded by the coding sequence ATGGGTCGTGGGCTGCATGGCGAGCATCGGAAGCAGCTGCGGGACATATTCGACCGATTCGACATGGACCGGGACGGCAGCCTGACGCACCTGGAGCTCGCCGCCCTGCTCCGTTCCCTGGGCCTCAAGCCCACCGGCGACCAGATCCACGCGCTGCTGGCCAACATGGACGCCAACGGCAACGGATCGGTGGAGTTCGACGAGCTGGCCGTCGCGCTCGCGCCCGTCATGACCGAGCAAGCCTTCGTCAACCAGGAGCAGCTCCTGGAGGTCTTCCGGTCGTTCGACCGGGACGGAAACGGGTACATCTCGGCGGCGGAACTGGCACGGTCGATGGCGCGCATGGGCCAACCGCTCACCTTTCTCGAGCTCACCGAGATGATGCGGCAGGCCGACACCGACGGCGACGGCGTCATCAGCTTCGAGGAGTTCGCCACCGTCATGGCCAAGTCCGCCGCCGAGTTCCTCGGCCTAACCCTCGTGGCATCATAA
- the LOC103997317 gene encoding protein MIZU-KUSSEI 1-like, which produces MYLQEMRSITARGSLESLSFSRRHFHWIVGKLGGGEGKRFGEEEEEEEGILAFSSVSSARYAYGDEASVKLETAQPQSERKKVLSASAAGKAVSRLRSVLSFAIGSRHRQLGLGRRVTGTLYGRRGGHMHFAIQVDPRACPAMLIELATSTRALVREMASGLVRIALECERRAGTGNRRLLEEPLWRAYCNGKKHGHAARRECGPADWRVLRAVEPVTMGAGVLPADGGADGEVMYMRARFERVVGSQDSEAFYMMNPDRSGGPELTIYLLRV; this is translated from the coding sequence ATGTATCTCCAAGAAATGAGGAGCATCACCGCAAGAGGTTCCCTTGAGTCCTTGTCCTTCTCCAGGAGACACTTCCATTGGATAGTTGGAAAGCTGGGTGGCGGCGAAGGGAAAAGGtttggagaagaggaggaggaagaggagggaatcCTTGCGTTCTCCAGCGTCAGCTCGGCACGGTATGCTTACGGTGACGAGGCGTCGGTGAAGCTGGAGACGGCTCAGCCGCAGTCCGAGAGGAAGAAGGTGCTTTCGGCTTCAGCCGCCGGAAAAGCCGTGTCGAGGCTCCGGTCGGTGCTGTCGTTTGCAATCGGCAGTCGGCACCGTCAACTGGGCCTCGGCCGCCGGGTCACCGGCACTCTGTACGGCCGCCGGGGAGGCCACATGCACTTCGCGATCCAGGTGGATCCCCGAGCGTGCCCCGCGATGCTGATCGAGCTCGCGACCTCCACCCGCGCACTGGTGAGGGAGATGGCGTCGGGGTTGGTGAGGATCGCTCTGGAGTGCGAGCGGCGGGCAGGGACCGGGAACCGGCGGCTGCTGGAGGAGCCCCTGTGGCGGGCCTACTGCAACGGCAAGAAGCACGGCCACGCCGCGCGGCGCGAGTGCGGACCGGCGGACTGGAGGGTGCTGCGGGCGGTCGAGCCGGTGACGATGGGGGCCGGGGTCCTGCCGGCGGACGGCGGCGCCGACGGGGAGGTGATGTACATGAGGGCGAGGTTCGAGCGCGTGGTGGGTTCCCAAGACTCCGAAGCCTTCTACATGATGAATCCCGACAGGAGCGGCGGCCCTGAGCTCACCATTTACTTGCTTCGAGTTTGA